CGTGGAGAGCGCGAGCGCATCGTTGGAGAAGCCGTTCGCCGTGTACGCCTTCGCAATCGCGATGGCGCGACTGCCGGGCCACGCGTCGCCCGTCTTGATGACGGAGCACAAGTGCCCTTCGCGATCCACGACCGCGGCCCACATCCGGTTCGGCTTGAAGATACCGCCGTTGCCGTCGCCCGCATTGACGACTTTGGCCAGTTGATTCTCGACCAGCGAGACGGTTCCTTGGGGAAGCATGCAACGTCCCTGCGGATAGTCGTCGTAGCCGTACGCGTGAGCGAGCGGCGACACGAGTGCAACGGACATTGCGGCGGCCAACGAGTAAGACGCGATCATGCGCATGGCGATTCTCCCGACGTATTCACGATTTAACTACACGAGTGAAGCACTAAACCGATCGCTGCCTAACAAGATAGGATGCCTTAGTGAATAGAACGAACGTTGTTTCTTCGTCGTAAACCCTGAACGAAGAAGAGCGCGCTGCCTACGCAAGGCTCGTAGAAAGCGCGCTGTAATCGGAAGAAAGTCAGCCCGACACCGACGCTTCCACCACGGCGAGATAGGCCGCCAGCGCCCGCTTGACCTCGCGCAGATAACGCTTCGCGAGTTGCACGTCGCCCATCGCGGGACGCAGCTTGATGGCGAGCGCGCCGCTCGCGAGCGCGCGCAACATGTCGACGTAAAGCGCGCGCTCGGCGGGCTTCACGCTCGCCATGCGCACGTCGATCACCTTTCTGAGCGTGCCGGACTCGCGCTTGGTCTTGTCGTCGTGCGGCATGACCGACATAAGGATGAGGCAGTCAGGGTGCTGCTCCAGATACGTGATGTAAGGCGTCATGATGCGGTCGATCACCGCCTCCGACGACAACGTGCGCCACGTCTCGGTATCGATCTTATCGAGCGCGTCGTCGATCTCGCCCATCGCTGCCTTGTGTCGATCCCAAAGCGCGCTCAACAGACTCTCGCGGTCCGGAAAGAAGTGATACATCGAGCCGATCGGCGTCTGCGCGCTGCGTGCCACGCCATGCATGGTCACGCCCGCGAGACCTTTCTCCACAATCAGATCGGCCGTCGCGTCGAGCACCGACTCGATGCGCGCGCGCCCGCGCGCCTGCAATGGCGAACGCGCGCTGCTGGCGCGTTCAGGCGCAAGCGGGTCGTGATCGTGTGACTTCGTCATCGGGTCTCCTTGTCGAACGAAACTAGACGCATCCGTCTACAATCATGCATACTAGACGATGCCGTCTAGTTTGGCGAGCGTGCCGCGCGAATGCCGCGGCCGCGCCATCGGATGCAGGTTCATTACGGCCGCCTTGCAGCGCGGTCATATCGAGGTTGGAGAAATCATGGCAGTTACAGCGCCTGCACAGGGCGGCGAATCGAACGAGTCGACCCAACGCAAATCGTCGCGGCGACGCGTGCTGTTGCTCATCGTCGGCATCATCGCCATTGTCGCGGGCCTGATCTGGGGACTGCGCTGGTGGACGGTCGGCCGCTTCATCGAGAGCACGGACGACGCGTATCTTCAGGCGGACAGCGTGACCATCGCGCCGAAGGTAGCCGGTTACGTGACCGACGTGCTCGTCGCCGACAATCAGGCGGTGGCGGCAGGCGCACCGCTCGCGCGGCTCGATACGCGCCAGTATCAGGCGTCGCTCGATCAGGCCAAGGCCACGCTCGATGCGCGCGCCGCCGACATCCAGCGCGCCGAGGCCGAACTCAAGCAGCAGCACGCCAATGCCGATCAGGCCAAAGCGCAAGCCGAGGTATCGCGCGTGAGCCTCGCGCATGCTGAAGACGACGTGCGCCGTTATCGGCCGCTCGTCGCCACCGGGGCGGAAACCGAGGAGCGGCTCGCGAGCCTCGTGAGCACGCGCGATCAGGCTCGCGCCACGCTCGCCGCGAATCTGGCTGCGGCACGCTCGGCGG
This sequence is a window from Caballeronia sp. M1242. Protein-coding genes within it:
- a CDS encoding TetR/AcrR family transcriptional regulator, which codes for MTKSHDHDPLAPERASSARSPLQARGRARIESVLDATADLIVEKGLAGVTMHGVARSAQTPIGSMYHFFPDRESLLSALWDRHKAAMGEIDDALDKIDTETWRTLSSEAVIDRIMTPYITYLEQHPDCLILMSVMPHDDKTKRESGTLRKVIDVRMASVKPAERALYVDMLRALASGALAIKLRPAMGDVQLAKRYLREVKRALAAYLAVVEASVSG
- a CDS encoding HlyD family secretion protein, with amino-acid sequence MAVTAPAQGGESNESTQRKSSRRRVLLLIVGIIAIVAGLIWGLRWWTVGRFIESTDDAYLQADSVTIAPKVAGYVTDVLVADNQAVAAGAPLARLDTRQYQASLDQAKATLDARAADIQRAEAELKQQHANADQAKAQAEVSRVSLAHAEDDVRRYRPLVATGAETEERLASLVSTRDQARATLAANLAAARSAATQIGATEAQIVQARAQMEAAEAQVNQSKLDLNDTTLYSPLAGRVGDRTVRVGQYVQPGTRLMTVVPVQSVYLEANFKETQVGRMRIGQPATLHVDALKGTELHGVVESFSPGTGAQFALLPPENATGNFTKIVQRVPVRIRIDTGPQTRQVLLPGLSVTVDVDTKSATDDSKRIAAENRHD